From the Desulfuromonas thiophila genome, the window GCCAGGGTCTGGCCGGGACCGAGGTTGTACAGATGGTGGGCGATGTCGCGTACAATCCGGTCGGTCTGTTCCACCGCGGTGCCGGCCGGCAGCTGCAGGGCAACGTGGTAGCGCAGATAGCTGTCCTGAAAGAACTTGATCTTGATCAGCGGCAGCCGGCCCGACAGGGACAATCCCATGATGGCCAGTGCCACGCCGAACAGCGCCAGACCCAGCAGCAGGCTGCGGCCGGGGCAGGCCAGCAGGCGCTGCAGCAGGGGCTGGTAGAAGCGCCAGAAGAAGGCGAAGGGGCCCTGCCGCAGATGGTGGAAATCCTCGTGCGGACCTGTGCGGGCGCGGCCGGCGGCCAGCTGGCGTGGTGCCGGACCGAAATCGCGCACATGCAGTGGTAGAATGAACAGCGCCTCGACGAGGGAGGCAAACAGGGCAAAGCTGACGGCCTTGGGAATGACGCTGAAGAATTCGCCGGTGCTGCCGCTCATGATCAGCATCGGGATGAAGGCCAGGATGGTGGTGAGCGCCGAACTGACCACCGGCAGGAATACCTCACTGGTACCATCGACAATGGCGGCTGTGCGGCTTTTGCCCAGTTGCAGATGACGGTAGATGTTCTCCACCAGCACGATGGCATCATCGACAATGATGCCGGACACCAGCACAAAGGAGAACAGGCTGATGGTGTTGATGGACTGACCGGTCAGGCGGATCAGGATCAGCGTGGCCAGAAAGGAAAACGGAATGCCGATGGCGGTGAGCAGGGCATTGCGCAGGCCCAGGGTCAGCCACAGCACCAGGGTCACCAGAGCCATGCCCAGCACCATGTTGCCACCCAGGGTGCGCACCGAATCGTCGATCTCGATGGTCGAATCGTAGGTCAGCACCGTTTCAATGGCCAGATCGGCATGGCGGGCATCGAAGGCGGCCACCCGCTGACGCACGGTGTTGGCGATATCGACGGCGTTGGCGCGATCCTCCTTGTGGACCAGCAGGCGGATGGCATTGCGGCCGTTGATGGAGCTGATGACATCGGGGTCACGGTAATCGACCTCGGCCGCCACCGCCAGGTCGCGCACCCGCAGGGCCTGGCGGTCGCCACCCAGTTGCACCGCCACGTCGAGGACCGCCTGCTGGCTGGCGAAGGTTGCGCCGCTGTCGAGCAGCAGGTTGTGAGCGCCCTGGCGGAACCGGCCGCTCGGCACCGGGCCGTTGGCGTCGGCGATGGCCTGGCAGACGCGACCGAAGGACACCCCATAGCGGCGCAGCTGCTCGGGGTCGAGACGGACCTCGAACTGCTGGGTCTGGTCGCCGTCGATGCGCGCTTCCTGCACGCCGTCGATACTCTGCAACTCGCCCTGCAGCGCTTCGGCCAGGGCCTTGAGACTGCGGTTGGGCAGTTCGGCGCTGAGGTTGGCGACAATGACCGGAATCCAGGTTTTGGTGTCAATGTAGGTGAACAGCGGGTCGTCCACCGTGGCTGGCAGCTGGCTGCGGATGTTGAGCACGCGGAAGCGCAGTTCGTCGTACTGGTTCTGATAGTCGGTATCGTCGAGAAACTTCACCAATACCGACGAGACGTTGCGCAGGGAATTGGACTGGATGTATTCGACATTGTCGAGATCGTCGAGGGCGTCCTCGATCTCGCGCGTGACCAGCTGTTCCACGTCCTCGGCATTGGCACCGTAATAGACGGTGGTGATCATCACCTTGCCGATATCCACCGGCGGCAGGTTTTCCACTGGTGTGGTCAGCAGGCTGTAGACGCCGCTGACCATCAGAATAACGAAAACGATGTTGATGAAGACCGACTGCTTGAGGGTGAAGCGCACTAACGGGCGCAGGGGATGGCCGGCCATG encodes:
- a CDS encoding efflux RND transporter permease subunit; its protein translation is MAGHPLRPLVRFTLKQSVFINIVFVILMVSGVYSLLTTPVENLPPVDIGKVMITTVYYGANAEDVEQLVTREIEDALDDLDNVEYIQSNSLRNVSSVLVKFLDDTDYQNQYDELRFRVLNIRSQLPATVDDPLFTYIDTKTWIPVIVANLSAELPNRSLKALAEALQGELQSIDGVQEARIDGDQTQQFEVRLDPEQLRRYGVSFGRVCQAIADANGPVPSGRFRQGAHNLLLDSGATFASQQAVLDVAVQLGGDRQALRVRDLAVAAEVDYRDPDVISSINGRNAIRLLVHKEDRANAVDIANTVRQRVAAFDARHADLAIETVLTYDSTIEIDDSVRTLGGNMVLGMALVTLVLWLTLGLRNALLTAIGIPFSFLATLILIRLTGQSINTISLFSFVLVSGIIVDDAIVLVENIYRHLQLGKSRTAAIVDGTSEVFLPVVSSALTTILAFIPMLIMSGSTGEFFSVIPKAVSFALFASLVEALFILPLHVRDFGPAPRQLAAGRARTGPHEDFHHLRQGPFAFFWRFYQPLLQRLLACPGRSLLLGLALFGVALAIMGLSLSGRLPLIKIKFFQDSYLRYHVALQLPAGTAVEQTDRIVRDIAHHLYNLGPGQTLAASGSAGYLEDRDYAVHRAQHYGQVVVTLPPQEQRALPGGNDAVDRYIDRIHDQLQQYCAAHAADWGLRPQLNVFGENTGPPTGKAVNIRLTAPELAQAQAASTALLDWMGQSAELADLINLEDDRSSLQPVLRFTVDPQRAEEFGVATGSIQQLVASALNGWPAGMYRTADEEIDLLVLLARQQEDGLGLADARAVLRTPVIEDDRGPLRLEELTRLEWAQEADVRRRYNGRSSVTLTADIRAGSSLSASRVQHLVSGRLDQLRRQFPAVSVAFGGEFESTGRAYRSLAAAFVIALLAIYLVLATQFNDYLQPVIILSAIAFAFIGVVFGLLLSRTVFTISSFMAVIGLAGVAVNDSLILIDFMNQQRRHGLALLPAVLSACSARMRPVLITTLTTLLGLLPMVLGIPYKSVTWAPMATAFASGLVSATLLTLLLIPAEYVLLEGAKTRWRRWRTGNRRQSRPPGGRKTV